Proteins from a single region of Pogoniulus pusillus isolate bPogPus1 chromosome 23, bPogPus1.pri, whole genome shotgun sequence:
- the SNAP47 gene encoding synaptosomal-associated protein 47, whose product MNEDLRIHSWPCSYYLDTNKQWVSGRLSLTPVAIKFTADKTGELLVNFHLSSISEIKKESSNIIFSSLTILEKSTKHWFSSLQPSRNVVFNILEHFWREQLLSSQGGGAEAAALQSTKGKELTGLLAGSQKRLEDTAKVLHYQGEQFDNIMKGLNKIEGDMDVADRLLTELESPSWWPFSSKLWKAPLEAKPKETATVSDSKNQEGIIIRIPVIITHRTDSNVKPGKLTLFASGLEISDCNSQVIHRFESKEVDDIRVHTPYEISVRQRFIGKPDTSYRLLSAKMPEAIPILEMQFSKKIQFLEDALGFAGATKSPQMDLGTSIWQAATGLLGGVVQPGSPAKEAMANDQVQLQKHEKVSQEEAKELKQILKKLKGLALETEAELERQDEALDSITTSVDRTTLNIDKQNRRMKKLT is encoded by the exons ATGAACGAAGACTTACGGATCCATAGCTGGCCGTGTTCTTACTACTTGGATACCAATAAACAATGGGTCTCTGGCAGGCTCTCACTGACTCCTGTTGCAATCAAATTCACAGCTGACAAGACTGGGGAGCTTTTGGTCAACTTCCATCTTTCTAGTATCAGTGAGATCAAGAAGGAATCTTCAAATATaatcttcagctccctcaccatcttggagaagagcacCAAGCATTGGTTCAGTTCTTTGCAACCCAGCAGAAATGTGGTATTCAACATCCTTGAGCACTTCTGGAGGGAgcagctgctctcaagccaaggtggaggagcagaagcagcagctttgcagtcaACAAAGGGAAAGGAACTGACAGGGTTATTGGCTGGCTCCCAGAAACGTCTGGAGGACACAGCAAAGGTGCTGCATTACCAGGGCGAGCAGTTTGATAACATCATGAAAGGACTCAACAAGATCGAAGGGGATATGGATGTGGCAGACAG GTTGTTGACTGAGCTGGAATCTCCTTCTTGGTGGCCATTTAGCAGCAAGCTCTGGAAAGCTCCGTTGGAAGCCAAGCCAAAGGAAACTGCCACAGTTTCCGATTCAAAGAACCAGGAAGGAATCATAATTAGAATTCCAGTTATTATCACCCACAGAACAGACTCGAATGTCAAGCCAGGAAAACTCACTCTCTTTGCTTCTGGTTTGGAAATCAGTGACTGCAATTCTCAGGTCATTCACAGGTTTGAGTCCAAGGAGGTGGATGACATCAGAGTTCATACGCCCTACGAGATCAGTGTCCGTCAGAGGTTCATTGGGAAGCCTGACACCTCTTACAGGCTCCTGTCAGCAAAGATGCCAGAAGCTATCCCCATCTTGGAGATGCAGTTTAGCAAGAAGATACAGTTTTTAGAAGATGCCCTAGGATTtgctggtgccacaaagtctccTCAGATGGATTTGGGGACCTCCATTTGGCAAGCAG CCACAGGTCTCCTGGGAGGAGTGGTGCAGCCTGGCTCTCCTGCCAAAGAAGCAATGGCCAATGACCAGGTTCAGCTGCAGAAGCATGAGAAGGTCTCTCAGGAAGAAGCAAAAGAGCTTAAACAG ATCCTAAAGAAACTGAAGGGCCTTGCCTTGGAGACAGAAGCTGAGCTGGAGAGACAGGACGAAGCTCTGGATTCCATCACTACCTCTGTGGACCGCACCACGCTCAACATCGACAAGCAGAACCGCAGGATGAAGAAGCTGACCTAG